Proteins from one Fragaria vesca subsp. vesca linkage group LG6, FraVesHawaii_1.0, whole genome shotgun sequence genomic window:
- the LOC101312469 gene encoding subtilisin-like protease-like, whose product MAVPSPSLFFFLVLCFVHATFSTDQSDRDSPRTFIVHVSKYSKPALFSSQRRWYTSILRSLPPSPHPTKLLYTYSRAVHGFSATLSASQAHALQSHPAVLSVVPDMPRQLHTTRTYDFLGLADNFGIWPNSDYADDVIIGVLDTGIWPERPSFSDSGLGPVPKTWKGKCVITGDFPASSCNRKIIGARAYFNGYESHLGKPMDESNESRSPRDTEGHGTHTASTAGGSRVSNASFYEYASGEARGMASKARIAAYKICWTFGCFDSDILAAMDQAIADGVHIISLSVGASGGAPPYDRDSIAIGAFGAAQHGVLVSASAGNSGPGKFTATNIAPWILTVGASTLDREFPADVVLGDGRVFNGVSLYSGEGLMDYKLPLVYGGDCGSRLCYSGALQPSKVQGKIVVCDRGGNARVAKGSAVKLAGGIGMIMANTEESGEELLADSHLIPATMVGQMAADQIRSYIKTGHNATATIKFRGTVIGTSPPSPKVASFSSRGPNSLTPEILKPDVIAPGVNILAGWTGASSPTDLDIDPRRVEFNIISGTSMSCPHVSGIAALLRKAYPKWSPAAIKSALVTTAYTLDNSGNKIKDLANGGESTPFVHGAGHVDPNRALNPGLVYDIDVNDYVAFMCSIGYGPRQIAVFMRELAGDDICARNSLASPGDLNYPSFAVVFKPGRELVKYKRVVTNVGSVVDAVYEVNVDAPAGVEISVEPSKLVFSEVNQTQSYEVTFAKGIGYVNGERYGSIEWSDGRHHVRSPVAVRWSNTGYSASM is encoded by the coding sequence ATGGCTGTTCCATCTCCTTCCCTCTTCTTCTTCCTTGTCCTCTGTTTCGTCCACGCAACTTTCTCAACTGACCAATCCGACCGTGATTCTCCTCGGACGTTCATCGTCCACGTGTCGAAATACTCCAAGCCGGCTTTGTTCTCCTCCCAACGCCGCTGGTACACCTCCATCCTCCGCTCCCTCCCTCCCTCCCCTCACCCCACCAAGCTCCTCTACACCTACTCACGCGCCGTCCATGGCTTCTCCGCCACGCTCTCCGCCTCCCAAGCCCACGCGCTCCAATCCCACCCCGCCGTCCTCTCCGTCGTCCCCGACATGCCGCGCCAGCTCCACACCACCCGCACGTACGACTTCTTGGGCCTCGCCGACAACTTCGGCATCTGGCCCAACTCGGACTACGCTGACGACGTCATCATCGGAGTTCTCGACACCGGGATTTGGCCCGAGCGTCCGAGTTTCTCGGACTCGGGTCTGGGTCCGGTCCCCAAGACGTGGAAGGGCAAGTGCGTGATCACAGGCGACTTTCCCGCTTCTTCTTGTAACCGGAAGATCATCGGCGCCAGAGCTTATTTCAACGGCTACGAATCCCATCTCGGAAAACCCATGGACGAGTCCAACGAGTCCAGATCGCCTCGTGACACCGAAGGCCACGGCACCCACACAGCCTCCACCGCCGGCGGCTCTAGAGTTTCCAATGCCAGCTTCTACGAATACGCTTCCGGCGAAGCCAGAGGTATGGCCAGCAAAGCCAGAATCGCCGCCTATAAAATCTGCTGGACTTTCGGTTGTTTCGATTCCGATATTCTCGCCGCCATGGACCAAGCCATCGCCGACGGCGTCCACATCATCTCGCTCTCCGTCGGAGCCAGCGGCGGCGCTCCGCCTTACGACCGCGACTCCATCGCAATCGGAGCCTTCGGTGCGGCCCAGCACGGCGTTCTGGTCTCGGCCTCCGCCGGAAATTCCGGGCCCGGAAAATTCACTGCGACCAACATCGCGCCGTGGATCCTCACCGTCGGAGCTTCCACTCTCGACAGAGAGTTTCCCGCCGACGTCGTTTTGGGCGACGGCAGGGTCTTCAACGGCGTGTCGTTGTACTCCGGGGAGGGTCTAATGGATTACAAGCTCCCGTTAGTCTACGGCGGAGACTGCGGCAGTAGGTTGTGCTATTCCGGGGCTCTGCAACCGTCGAAAGTGCAAGGCAAGATCGTCGTGTGTGATCGTGGAGGTAACGCCAGAGTCGCCAAAGGAAGCGCCGTTAAGCTCGCCGGTGGGATCGGAATGATAATGGCAAACACAGAAGAGAGCGGTGAAGAGCTTCTTGCTGATTCTCACCTGATCCCGGCAACAATGGTGGGTCAAATGGCTGCCGATCAGATAAGGAGCTATATCAAAACTGGTCATAATGCAACTGCCACGATCAAATTCCGAGGAACTGTAATTGGGACTTCTCCACCATCGCCGAAAGTAGCTTCGTTTTCGAGCAGGGGTCCGAATTCTCTGACTCCGGAGATACTAAAACCCGATGTGATTGCTCCCGGAGTGAACATTCTAGCTGGTTGGACTGGTGCTTCTTCCCCTACTGATTTGGACATTGATCCCAGACGAGTTGAGTTCAATATCATTTCTGGCACATCCATGTCCTGCCCACATGTTAGTGGCATTGCTGCTCTGTTGCGGAAGGCCTATCCGAAATGGTCTCCTGCTGCTATTAAATCCGCATTGGTGACAACAGCCTATACTTTGGACAATTCCGGGAACAAAATTAAGGATCTTGCAAATGGGGGAGAGTCGACGCCTTTTGTTCATGGAGCTGGGCATGTTGATCCTAATAGGGCACTTAATCCTGGGTTGGTGTATGATATCGATGTAAATGACTATGTTGCGTTTATGTGCTCGATTGGTTATGGTCCTAGGCAGATAGCTGTTTTCATGAGAGAGTTAGCCGGGGATGATATATGTGCTAGAAACAGTTTAGCTAGTCCTGGTGATTTGAATTACCCGTCATTTGCAGTGGTGTTTAAGCCTGGCCGGGAGTTGGTGAAGTACAAGAGAGTTGTGACAAATGTTGGGAGTGTCGTTGATGCGGTTTATGAGGTTAATGTGGATGCTCCGGCCGGTGTTGAAATCAGTGTTGAGCCGAGTAAGCTGGTTTTCAGTGAAGTAAATCAGACTCAGAGTTATGAGGTTACATTTGCGAAAGGTATTGGTTATGTAAATGGGGAGAGATACGGGTCAATTGAGTGGAGCGATGGGCGTCACCATGTGAGGAGTCCAGTTGCTGTTAGGTGGAGCAATACTGGGTATTCAGCCTCCATGTGA